One stretch of Halapricum desulfuricans DNA includes these proteins:
- a CDS encoding COX15/CtaA family protein, which yields MQLRRLLAGATGLTFVLMLLGVYTAGAGAGLTCGARWPFCDGAVFGLFPANWMSFIEWFHRLVAMVTGFALLAVAGLAWKRGASRRVRYSLVAAVALLPVQIGLGALTVTVGGLFPWGYSPPVQAAHYLAALSIFTLVVYATARSYGPIERTRLRDAALVALALVPLGHLFSFGTVFPYTPEVQIVYYGLALVLFALLVAVGTWTRPIGDRDAIRQGTLSLLAAALLAVQMLLGRHGLDPQGLLVADSVAGLVFVALLGAAWFAHRAADAELPLVGSLVG from the coding sequence ATGCAACTCCGGCGACTGCTCGCGGGCGCGACCGGGCTGACGTTCGTCCTCATGCTGCTGGGCGTGTACACGGCCGGGGCCGGTGCGGGCCTCACCTGCGGTGCCCGATGGCCGTTCTGTGACGGGGCCGTCTTCGGGCTGTTTCCCGCGAACTGGATGAGCTTCATCGAGTGGTTCCACCGGCTGGTCGCCATGGTGACCGGGTTCGCCCTGCTCGCAGTTGCGGGACTGGCCTGGAAGCGCGGTGCGAGTCGACGGGTCCGCTACAGCCTGGTCGCCGCCGTCGCGTTGCTCCCGGTCCAGATCGGTCTCGGCGCGCTCACGGTCACGGTGGGCGGGCTCTTCCCGTGGGGGTACTCGCCGCCCGTCCAGGCGGCACACTACCTCGCCGCGCTGTCGATCTTCACGCTCGTCGTCTACGCGACGGCACGCAGTTACGGACCGATCGAGCGAACGCGGCTGCGCGACGCTGCGCTGGTGGCGCTCGCGCTGGTTCCGCTGGGCCATCTATTCAGTTTCGGGACGGTCTTTCCCTACACCCCGGAAGTACAGATCGTCTACTACGGTCTCGCGCTCGTCCTGTTTGCGCTGCTGGTCGCGGTCGGGACCTGGACTCGCCCGATCGGCGATCGGGACGCGATCCGACAGGGGACGCTGAGTCTCCTGGCTGCCGCCCTGCTCGCCGTCCAGATGCTGCTCGGTCGTCACGGGCTCGATCCGCAGGGCCTGCTCGTGGCCGACAGCGTCGCCGGTCTCGTGTTCGTCGCGCTGCTCGGCGCCGCATGGTTCGCCCACCGCGCCGCCGACGCCGAGCTCCCGCTGGTCGGCTCGCTGGTCGGCTAG
- the gfcR gene encoding transcriptional regulator GfcR, with translation MKSTDDLIDSAGELTERGLSKGEIADELNVSRETASWLVDQSGKGTDERAGASSPSDVHVDWSAIGRDSNRLTHVGIAMADLLGDESDAVDLTVGIGKSGGPLATVISRELDTDLSVYLPSKYQWNDEGGAGSGSFSRNFASIRDRDCYVVDDNIDTGQTMTETIEHIRNRGGDVEAAVVLTDKHGEEEILDVPIYSMIDIAQMRD, from the coding sequence ATGAAGTCCACCGACGACCTCATCGACAGTGCGGGTGAGCTCACGGAGCGGGGCCTCTCGAAGGGCGAGATCGCCGACGAGCTGAACGTCTCCCGGGAAACCGCGAGCTGGCTCGTCGATCAGAGCGGCAAAGGAACGGACGAACGGGCCGGGGCGAGCAGCCCGTCGGACGTCCACGTCGACTGGAGCGCGATCGGCCGCGACAGTAACCGCCTGACTCACGTCGGGATCGCGATGGCGGACCTGCTGGGCGACGAGAGCGACGCGGTCGATCTGACCGTCGGGATCGGCAAGTCCGGCGGTCCGCTGGCGACGGTCATCAGTCGGGAGCTGGACACCGACCTCAGCGTGTACCTGCCCAGCAAGTACCAGTGGAACGACGAAGGGGGAGCCGGATCGGGTTCGTTCTCGCGGAACTTCGCGTCGATCCGCGACCGGGATTGCTACGTTGTCGACGACAACATCGACACCGGTCAAACGATGACCGAGACGATCGAGCACATCCGCAATCGGGGCGGCGACGTCGAAGCCGCTGTCGTACTCACCGACAAACACGGCGAAGAGGAGATCCTCGACGTCCCGATCTACTCGATGATCGATATTGCCCAGATGCGGGACTAG
- a CDS encoding prephenate dehydrogenase/arogenate dehydrogenase family protein: protein MNVLVVGAGEMGRWFGRVVRDGLDAPVDLAVADADPAVADATADALDARAVPLEIDERFELVCIAVPIPAAPEAIAEFADNATTAMADLAGYMAGPLAAMSEHVPECERISLHPLFAADNAPGNVAAVVENGGEITGAIRNALLARGNEWVETDAATHDEAMETVQASAHAAVLAFALAAREVPQPFHTPISAGLFDLVEQVTGNDPRVYADIQETFEGAHAVADAACEIADADRDAFEALYTEAGDG from the coding sequence ATGAACGTTCTCGTCGTCGGAGCCGGTGAGATGGGGCGGTGGTTCGGGAGGGTCGTCCGCGACGGTCTCGACGCGCCGGTCGATCTCGCCGTCGCCGACGCCGACCCGGCCGTCGCCGACGCGACCGCTGACGCGCTGGACGCCCGCGCGGTCCCGCTGGAGATCGACGAACGGTTCGAGCTCGTCTGTATCGCCGTCCCGATCCCGGCCGCGCCGGAGGCCATCGCCGAGTTCGCGGACAACGCGACGACTGCGATGGCCGATCTGGCCGGCTACATGGCCGGCCCGCTCGCGGCGATGAGCGAGCACGTCCCCGAGTGTGAGCGGATCAGCCTCCACCCGCTTTTCGCCGCCGACAACGCTCCCGGCAACGTCGCGGCGGTCGTCGAGAACGGCGGCGAGATCACTGGCGCGATCCGGAACGCACTCCTCGCCCGGGGCAACGAGTGGGTCGAAACTGACGCCGCGACTCACGACGAGGCGATGGAGACCGTCCAGGCGAGCGCCCACGCGGCCGTCCTCGCGTTCGCGCTGGCCGCCCGCGAGGTCCCCCAGCCGTTCCACACGCCGATATCGGCCGGGCTGTTCGATCTCGTCGAGCAGGTGACCGGCAACGATCCGCGGGTCTACGCCGACATTCAGGAGACCTTCGAGGGGGCCCACGCGGTCGCGGACGCCGCATGCGAGATCGCCGACGCCGACAGGGACGCCTTCGAGGCGCTCTACACGGAGGCGGGCGACGGATGA
- a CDS encoding small ribosomal subunit Rsm22 family protein, whose amino-acid sequence MSDQRRAIRENAQYLRNVRPIDPEEIYEYVEGQPHPGVVRTTLRELAPELGLIERPDGTFVPAPEGAVSVDFDGVEAFPERYARALEDLLVETFGPGWPEGTGGDRLRERLVSLKDAYFEQRAVEYDDLTALAYAIYHLPDTYAATQYVIAELAREGKLSSPLRVLDVGAGTGGPALGVADLLSDDTLLEYHAVEPSDNADVLERLLEETGRNVHPTVHRERAEAFEPDSEFDLLVFANVLNELDDPAAVLRRYRSALASSGSLVAIEPADRNTATGLRRTERAVEDEYTIYAPTCRLWPDRTPEGDCWSFDRKPDLAVPPFQRRLESSAGDRFDPGAFENVDVQYAFSILRTDGERRIEYTPDRSRVAPLAEAESLVTDRVDLVAIKLSHDLSEGGNPLFLVGDGSENEDVFAVLIDDSSLTRPLAEAPYGALLDFENVLVLWNDDEAAYNLVVDDEAVVDAAH is encoded by the coding sequence ATGAGCGACCAGCGACGGGCGATCCGCGAGAACGCCCAGTACCTGCGAAACGTCCGTCCCATCGATCCCGAGGAGATCTACGAGTACGTCGAGGGCCAGCCCCACCCCGGCGTCGTCCGGACGACGCTGCGTGAGTTAGCCCCCGAACTCGGGCTGATCGAGCGACCGGACGGCACGTTCGTCCCCGCGCCCGAGGGGGCCGTCTCCGTCGATTTCGACGGCGTCGAGGCGTTTCCAGAGCGCTATGCCCGGGCGCTGGAGGACCTGCTCGTCGAGACGTTCGGTCCCGGCTGGCCGGAGGGGACGGGCGGCGACCGACTCCGCGAGCGACTCGTCTCGCTGAAAGACGCCTACTTCGAACAGCGCGCGGTCGAATACGACGACCTGACAGCGCTGGCGTACGCGATCTACCACCTTCCCGACACCTACGCGGCCACCCAGTACGTGATCGCCGAACTGGCCCGTGAGGGGAAACTTTCCTCGCCGCTCAGGGTGCTCGACGTCGGGGCCGGGACCGGCGGGCCGGCGCTCGGGGTCGCGGATCTGCTCTCTGACGACACCCTCCTCGAGTATCACGCGGTCGAGCCGAGCGACAACGCCGACGTGCTCGAGCGCCTGCTGGAAGAGACCGGCCGGAACGTTCACCCGACTGTTCACCGCGAGCGCGCCGAGGCCTTCGAACCCGACAGCGAGTTCGATCTGCTGGTGTTCGCGAACGTCCTGAACGAACTCGACGACCCGGCGGCGGTGCTCCGTCGCTATCGGTCGGCGCTGGCGTCGTCCGGATCGCTCGTGGCGATCGAGCCCGCCGACAGGAACACGGCGACCGGGCTGCGCCGGACCGAGCGTGCAGTCGAGGACGAGTACACGATTTACGCGCCGACCTGCCGGCTCTGGCCCGATCGGACGCCCGAGGGCGACTGCTGGTCGTTCGACCGCAAGCCCGATCTGGCGGTGCCCCCCTTCCAGCGACGTCTCGAGTCGTCGGCCGGCGATCGGTTCGACCCCGGCGCGTTCGAGAACGTCGACGTGCAATACGCCTTCTCGATCCTGCGAACCGACGGCGAGCGGCGGATCGAGTACACGCCGGATCGCTCGCGTGTCGCGCCGCTTGCGGAGGCCGAGTCGCTGGTGACCGACCGGGTCGATCTGGTCGCGATCAAGCTCAGTCACGACCTCTCGGAGGGGGGGAACCCGCTCTTTCTGGTCGGCGACGGCAGCGAGAACGAGGACGTTTTCGCCGTGCTGATCGACGACTCGTCGCTGACGCGCCCGCTCGCAGAGGCACCTTATGGGGCGTTGCTCGACTTCGAGAACGTGCTCGTGCTGTGGAACGACGACGAAGCGGCGTACAATCTCGTCGTCGACGACGAGGCAGTCGTCGATGCCGCGCACTGA
- the gatE gene encoding Glu-tRNA(Gln) amidotransferase subunit GatE yields MTEFDYDDLGLVAGLEIHQQLDTATKLFCECPTELRDPEESTRRLTRYLHPTRSELGELDEAALEESRVEREFEYLAYDSTCLVEEDDEPPHRIDEEATTVTLEIAQLLGMEPVDQVQPMRKLVIDGSNTSGFQRTMLIAVDGEIQTDDGPVGVEDLMLEEESAQRVEETDGGVRYSLDRLGIPLVEIGTDPDIRSPEQAREAAERIGMLLRSTGEVKRGLGTIRQDVNVSIADGARVELKGVQSLDDIDDIVRNEVRRQVELLEIADELADRNAAVGEPQDVTDVFEGSDSGVIQSALASGGVVRAVRLEGFDGLVGREIQPDRRLGTELSDHAKRHGAGGIFHTDELPAYGITEAEVEALREAVDAREARSAPDSAGDAVAIVADDPETAELAIDAVAERAETALEGVPEETRDANEDATSRYLRPLPGAARMYPETDVPPVEPDPSEIETPELLTERVERYQDEHGLDAGLAEQVAYGEYMPLFEQVVAEGVDPTLAAGTLESTLTALRREDVPVEDLTDDHLRDALALVDDGEVPNEGLEDLLTALAEEPALTAEEAVEREGLGGVSEDEVREAVVEVVERNAEQVESEGMGAFSGLMGECMGALRGKADGDLVSDVLREEIQKRA; encoded by the coding sequence ATGACGGAGTTCGATTACGACGATCTGGGGCTGGTGGCCGGTCTTGAGATCCACCAGCAACTCGACACGGCGACGAAGCTCTTCTGTGAGTGTCCGACCGAGTTGCGCGACCCAGAGGAATCGACCCGGCGACTGACCCGATACCTTCACCCGACCAGAAGCGAGCTGGGCGAACTCGACGAGGCCGCCCTCGAGGAGAGTCGCGTCGAGCGCGAGTTCGAGTATCTGGCCTACGACTCGACGTGTCTGGTCGAGGAGGACGACGAGCCGCCCCACCGGATCGACGAGGAGGCCACGACCGTCACGCTGGAGATCGCCCAGCTGCTCGGGATGGAGCCGGTCGATCAGGTCCAGCCGATGCGCAAGCTCGTCATCGACGGCTCGAACACCTCGGGCTTCCAGCGGACGATGCTGATCGCGGTCGACGGCGAGATCCAGACCGACGACGGACCGGTCGGCGTCGAGGACCTGATGCTCGAAGAGGAGAGCGCCCAGCGCGTCGAGGAGACCGACGGGGGCGTTCGATACTCGCTGGATCGGCTCGGCATTCCCCTGGTCGAGATCGGCACCGACCCGGACATCCGCTCGCCCGAGCAGGCCCGGGAGGCCGCCGAGCGGATCGGGATGCTGTTGCGCTCGACCGGAGAGGTCAAGCGCGGCCTGGGGACGATCCGCCAGGACGTCAACGTCTCGATCGCCGACGGTGCCCGCGTCGAACTGAAAGGCGTCCAGAGCCTGGACGACATCGACGACATCGTCCGCAACGAGGTGCGCCGGCAGGTCGAACTGCTGGAGATCGCCGACGAGCTCGCCGATCGGAACGCCGCTGTCGGCGAGCCCCAGGACGTGACGGATGTCTTCGAGGGGAGCGATTCGGGCGTAATCCAGAGCGCGCTGGCGTCCGGCGGTGTGGTCCGGGCCGTCCGTCTGGAGGGCTTCGACGGACTGGTCGGCCGGGAGATCCAGCCCGATCGTCGTCTCGGAACGGAGCTGTCAGACCACGCCAAGCGCCACGGCGCGGGCGGCATCTTCCACACCGACGAACTGCCGGCCTACGGGATCACCGAGGCGGAGGTCGAGGCGCTGCGCGAGGCCGTCGACGCCCGCGAGGCGCGAAGCGCCCCGGATAGCGCGGGCGACGCCGTCGCGATCGTCGCGGACGATCCGGAGACGGCCGAGCTGGCGATCGACGCCGTCGCCGAACGCGCCGAGACGGCCCTGGAGGGCGTTCCAGAGGAGACGCGAGACGCCAACGAGGACGCGACCTCCCGATACCTGCGTCCGCTGCCCGGCGCGGCGCGGATGTACCCCGAAACGGACGTGCCACCGGTCGAGCCCGACCCGAGCGAGATCGAGACGCCCGAGTTACTCACCGAGAGGGTCGAGCGCTATCAGGACGAACACGGCCTCGACGCCGGGCTCGCCGAGCAGGTCGCCTACGGCGAGTACATGCCCCTGTTCGAGCAGGTTGTCGCCGAGGGCGTCGATCCGACGCTGGCCGCGGGAACGCTGGAATCGACGCTGACGGCGCTCCGACGCGAGGACGTCCCGGTCGAGGACCTGACCGACGACCACCTCCGGGACGCGCTGGCACTGGTCGACGACGGCGAGGTGCCCAACGAGGGTCTGGAAGACCTGTTGACGGCACTCGCCGAGGAGCCCGCGCTGACGGCCGAAGAAGCCGTCGAGCGGGAAGGCCTTGGCGGGGTCAGCGAAGACGAGGTCCGCGAGGCCGTCGTCGAGGTCGTCGAGCGCAACGCCGAGCAGGTCGAGTCGGAGGGCATGGGCGCGTTCTCCGGGCTGATGGGCGAGTGCATGGGCGCGCTGCGCGGCAAGGCCGACGGCGACCTCGTGAGCGACGTGCTCCGCGAGGAGATCCAGAAGCGAGCGTAG
- a CDS encoding glycoside hydrolase family 13 protein, whose amino-acid sequence MGNEVDDVAETDRAWWKEAVVYQIYPRSFKDSNGDGVGDIPGIIEKVEYLDALGIDVVWLCPVYDSPNADNGYDIRDYRSIMDEMGSMDDWERLLAALHDRDIKLVMDLVVNHTSDEHEWFQKSRREEDGYEDYYHWVEGDPDQPPNNWESYFGGPAWSYDETREAWYLHLFDEKQPDLNWRNPDVRADIYETVDWWLQKGIDGFRMDVINLLSKPEGYPDGEIEGYPTGREHFVDGPRIHEYLRELYEETYANYDVMTVGEMVDLDVETANAYLGEDGDGLDMVFHFDHTFIDFGPDGRWDVGEWSVSDFEEIFTEWQTGLDETSWDGLYWENHDQPRVVSRFGDDEQYRYESATMLATLLFGLRGTPYVYQGQEIGMTNADFESLEAVRDVDTRRPIEIMLEEGEIDSYQQIRDVVNYRSRDHARTPMQWSDEENAGFTDGDPWIKVNDNYADINVESARSADRSVWWYYRELIDLRGDEETLVYGEYDLLDVPDPVYAFTRTLGDDELLVVLNWSDQEQSSSLSVEDGTLLVGNYSGIETTLGETLRPYEARIYRL is encoded by the coding sequence ATGGGCAACGAAGTCGACGACGTAGCTGAAACCGACCGCGCCTGGTGGAAAGAGGCCGTCGTTTACCAGATCTATCCGCGGAGTTTCAAGGATAGTAACGGCGACGGCGTCGGCGACATACCCGGGATTATCGAGAAGGTCGAGTATCTCGACGCGTTGGGGATTGACGTCGTCTGGCTCTGTCCGGTCTACGACTCGCCGAACGCGGACAACGGCTACGACATCCGCGACTATCGGTCGATCATGGACGAGATGGGGTCGATGGACGACTGGGAGCGACTGCTCGCGGCGTTGCACGACCGCGACATAAAACTCGTGATGGATCTCGTCGTCAACCACACCTCAGACGAACACGAGTGGTTCCAGAAGTCCCGTCGGGAAGAGGACGGCTACGAGGACTACTACCACTGGGTCGAAGGCGACCCCGATCAGCCACCGAACAACTGGGAGTCGTACTTCGGCGGCCCGGCCTGGAGCTACGACGAGACCCGCGAGGCGTGGTATCTCCATCTCTTCGACGAGAAACAGCCCGACCTGAACTGGCGCAACCCCGACGTCCGGGCGGACATCTACGAGACAGTCGACTGGTGGCTACAGAAGGGCATCGACGGGTTCCGCATGGACGTGATCAACCTGCTCTCGAAGCCCGAGGGCTATCCCGACGGCGAGATCGAGGGATATCCGACCGGCCGCGAGCACTTCGTCGACGGCCCCCGGATCCACGAGTACCTGCGCGAACTCTACGAGGAGACCTACGCGAACTACGACGTGATGACCGTCGGCGAGATGGTCGATCTCGACGTCGAGACCGCAAACGCGTACCTCGGAGAGGACGGCGACGGCCTCGATATGGTCTTTCACTTCGATCACACGTTCATCGACTTCGGCCCGGACGGTCGCTGGGACGTCGGCGAGTGGTCGGTGTCGGACTTCGAGGAGATCTTCACCGAGTGGCAGACCGGGCTCGACGAGACCAGTTGGGACGGGCTCTACTGGGAGAACCACGATCAGCCGCGCGTCGTCTCTCGATTCGGTGACGACGAGCAGTATCGCTACGAGTCGGCGACGATGCTCGCGACGCTTTTGTTCGGCCTGCGGGGAACGCCGTACGTCTATCAGGGTCAGGAGATCGGAATGACCAACGCCGACTTCGAGTCGCTGGAAGCGGTCCGAGACGTCGACACGCGCCGGCCGATCGAGATCATGCTCGAGGAGGGCGAGATCGACAGTTACCAGCAGATTCGCGACGTCGTCAACTACCGCTCGCGCGATCACGCCCGGACCCCGATGCAGTGGTCCGACGAGGAAAACGCCGGGTTCACCGACGGCGACCCCTGGATCAAGGTCAACGACAATTACGCCGACATCAACGTCGAATCGGCCCGAAGTGCGGACAGGTCTGTCTGGTGGTACTACCGCGAGTTGATCGATCTGCGCGGAGACGAAGAGACGCTGGTCTATGGCGAGTACGATCTGCTCGACGTCCCGGACCCGGTGTACGCGTTCACCCGAACGCTCGGGGACGACGAGTTGCTCGTCGTACTGAACTGGAGCGATCAAGAGCAGTCGTCGTCGCTGTCGGTCGAGGACGGGACGCTACTGGTCGGGAACTACAGCGGCATCGAGACGACGCTCGGCGAGACGCTTCGGCCGTACGAAGCCCGCATATATCGGCTCTAG
- a CDS encoding class II fumarate hydratase, whose product MADKHRTESDSLGEMEVPADAYWGAQTQRAVENFPISDARFGRRFVRALGVVKKAAAQANRDLGTIPDAKADYIVQAAEEVIAGEHDDQFPVDVFQTGSGTSTNMNANEVIANRATELSGGEIGSREIHPNDHVNFGQSSNDVIPTAMHVAALEAVERDVIPGLETLREELQAKEEAFDDVVKTGRTHLQDATPIRLGQEFSGYRTQVEKGIARVEDSTDRLAELALGGTAVGTGLNTHPEFPELAIEYIGEETLLPFREADNHFEAQAAHDAMSEAHGALRTVAGSLHKIANDLRLLASGPRNGLGEIDQPENQPGSSIMPGKINPVVAESVNQVYAQVVGNDAAVSTGAANGQIDLNLYKPVVAHNFLESAELLANVSGTFATKFVAKLEADRDHCEQRVQQSMALATALNPAIGYDKASKVAKQALEEGKTIREVVLEEGYLDEDEVDEVLDPAKMTEPGILGEEE is encoded by the coding sequence ATGGCAGACAAACACCGAACCGAATCGGACAGCCTCGGCGAGATGGAGGTCCCGGCCGACGCCTACTGGGGGGCACAGACCCAGCGCGCCGTCGAGAACTTCCCGATCAGCGACGCGCGGTTCGGGCGGCGCTTCGTGCGCGCGCTCGGGGTCGTCAAGAAGGCCGCAGCACAGGCCAACCGCGATCTGGGGACGATCCCCGATGCGAAGGCGGACTATATCGTTCAGGCCGCTGAGGAGGTGATCGCCGGCGAGCACGACGACCAGTTCCCGGTCGACGTCTTCCAGACCGGCAGCGGCACCTCGACGAACATGAACGCGAACGAGGTGATCGCAAACCGCGCGACAGAGCTCTCCGGCGGGGAGATCGGATCGCGGGAGATCCACCCCAACGACCACGTCAACTTCGGCCAATCGAGCAACGACGTCATCCCGACGGCGATGCACGTCGCCGCGCTGGAGGCCGTCGAACGCGACGTCATTCCCGGGCTGGAGACGCTCCGAGAGGAACTGCAGGCCAAGGAGGAGGCGTTCGACGACGTGGTCAAGACCGGCCGAACTCATCTACAGGACGCGACGCCGATCCGGCTGGGTCAGGAGTTCTCGGGCTACCGGACACAGGTCGAGAAGGGGATCGCCCGCGTCGAGGACTCGACCGACCGGCTGGCGGAACTCGCGCTCGGGGGGACGGCGGTCGGAACCGGGTTGAACACCCATCCCGAGTTCCCCGAACTGGCGATCGAGTACATCGGCGAGGAGACGCTGTTGCCGTTCCGCGAGGCCGACAACCACTTCGAGGCCCAGGCCGCCCACGACGCCATGAGCGAGGCCCACGGCGCGTTGCGCACGGTGGCCGGATCGCTGCACAAGATCGCAAACGACCTCCGGTTGCTCGCGTCGGGGCCGCGCAACGGCCTCGGCGAGATCGACCAGCCCGAAAACCAGCCGGGGTCGTCGATCATGCCCGGGAAAATCAACCCGGTCGTCGCCGAGTCGGTCAACCAGGTCTACGCGCAGGTCGTCGGCAACGACGCCGCGGTCTCGACCGGCGCGGCGAACGGACAGATCGACCTTAACCTCTACAAGCCAGTCGTCGCGCACAACTTCCTCGAGTCGGCGGAACTGCTTGCGAACGTCAGCGGGACATTCGCCACGAAGTTCGTCGCCAAACTGGAGGCCGATCGCGACCACTGCGAGCAGCGCGTCCAGCAGTCGATGGCGCTGGCGACCGCCCTCAATCCCGCGATCGGCTACGATAAGGCCAGTAAGGTCGCCAAGCAGGCCCTCGAAGAGGGCAAGACGATCCGTGAGGTCGTCCTCGAGGAGGGGTATCTCGACGAGGACGAGGTCGACGAGGTGCTCGATCCGGCGAAGATGACCGAACCGGGGATCCTCGGAGAGGAGGAGTAG